The Pelagovum sp. HNIBRBA483 sequence CCTTCGGCAAAGGGGCGGACAGTCAGGCGATCATTGACTTTGTACTCATGTGAGATCTCGACAGACCCCGCCAGATGGAAGGCATTGGCAAGCTGCGCATCCAGAACCGCGTCAGAAATCGAAGGTAAGCTGAACAGATCATGCCAGCCCGATTGCAATCGCGACATCCCGCTCTGTGGACCAACCGCAATCAGGTCCGCACCTGCGCGCATGTTCAATCCGGTCACCGGCTGGAAATGGGTCAATACCCCCGCTGATATGGCACCGACATAGGGGCGGTCATCCGATCCCGCACCGCTCAGCGTTGAAGGGGCGATGATCTCGCTGCGCAGACGGTATTCCATCAGCTCGAAGGGACTGTCCGGCGCCTCTCCGGTGAAGCCTTTGCCGCGCAGAATCGAGAAACTGTACGAGCCAGTCCGCCAACGGTCCCCGCCATCGCCAAAGAAGTCATTGCTGAACATCCGCCCGTATCCGAGTGTGCTATGCCCCTCGAGCGCGCCAAAAGCGCTCCAGATTCCCTCAGCGGCGGCACCGCTTCCAATTAATAAAGCGCCCACAACGGCAAAACTACGCACCAGCTTCATCGCTTGCTCCGTTTTTGCCCCCCCGGCTCCTCCCTTATGGCGTAACCATAGGGTGAGGAGCAAGCGTTTCTTAACTACTATATGGTGTATGTTGGCGCGATCAGCCGCATTTGGAGTAGCCGCAGGATGCACAGGTCATGCAGCCTTCGACCATCCGCATCTCGTAAGATCCGCAGGAGGTGCAGGCCTTTCCGCGCGGCGCATCGAGGTTGACCACCTCGGATTGCGGATCGCTTTTCAGCCCCTGCCCTTCGCCCGCCAAAAATCCGGTGGCGATCATGTGCTTTTCGATCACGCCACCAATGGCCGCCAGAATGGACGGCACATATTTGCCCTTCATCCATGCCCCGCCGCGCGGATCGAACACCGCCTTCAGCTCCTCAACCACAAAGGAAACATCGCCCCCGCGCCGGAACACCGCTGACACCATCCGCGTCAGCGCCACGGTCCATGCATAATGTTCCATATTCTTTGAGTTGATGAAC is a genomic window containing:
- a CDS encoding lipid A-modifier LpxR family protein, producing the protein MKLVRSFAVVGALLIGSGAAAEGIWSAFGALEGHSTLGYGRMFSNDFFGDGGDRWRTGSYSFSILRGKGFTGEAPDSPFELMEYRLRSEIIAPSTLSGAGSDDRPYVGAISAGVLTHFQPVTGLNMRAGADLIAVGPQSGMSRLQSGWHDLFSLPSISDAVLDAQLANAFHLAGSVEISHEYKVNDRLTVRPFAEGQLGSEQIARVGTDVIIGSVGHEDFYLRDVVTGQMSRAIEGPAGGFGYILGADAAYVSDSIYFPAASGLETEALRYRARAGLHWQIAPDMSFFYGLTYLSKEVKGQPEGQFLGSLKLNFNF